From the Solanum stenotomum isolate F172 chromosome 4, ASM1918654v1, whole genome shotgun sequence genome, one window contains:
- the LOC125861564 gene encoding uncharacterized protein LOC125861564, with amino-acid sequence MAITMRSGKSLPEPTNASIEQEDSIEWDAEKEINVEVLDDPKISRRVERLPGVVERALKTKEYTVEALPPLQHIPRPPHPFPQSLKKKDEDGNFLIHIHASTTISEYSISRSSRTDVNAIATRSLVYKKEEPAAFTIPCTIGALEFAKALHDLGVSICLMPLAIYK; translated from the exons ATGGCTATCACCATGAGAAGTGGTAAATCACTACCCGAGCCTACAAATGCAAGCATTGAGCAAGAAGATAGTATAGAATGGGATGCTGAAAAAGAGATAAATGTAGAAGTTTTAGATGATCCAAAGATATCTAGAAGAGTAGAGAGATTGCCAGGAGTTGTAGAAAGGGCACTCAAAACTAAAGAATACACAGTAGAGGCGTTACCACCTTTACAACATATTCCCAGACCTCCTCATCCATTCCCTCAATCGCTTAAGAAGAAAGATGAGGATGGAAATTTTTTAATCCATATCCATGCTTCGACAACTATCAGTGAATATTCCATTAGTAGAAGCTCTAGAACAGATGTCAA tgctattgctacaaggtctTTAGTGTATAAGAAAGAGGAACCAGCTGCGTTCACTATACCATGCACTATTGGTGCATTGGAGTTCGCAAAAGCTCTACATGATCTGGGAGTAAGTATATGTCTCATGCCATTGGCGATATACAAATAA